The nucleotide window ataattaataagaaacaaaacaaaaatatctcatttaaaatttctaaatgGCCCATTATGGGGAAGTAGCTTTCTTTAGATAGTTGACAAAACACTATCAAgatatcattatttattttttatataaagaaCTTTAACATCCATCTTCTTAGCTACCTCCTCAGTATAGCCGCCATTAAAATAAGTCCTAAAATTATAAAAGCCGCCactaaaatattgaatataattttgtgACAAATTACCTCTTCCAATAATACTTTGCTCCAACTGGGGGCTGCTTTCTTCATTGCTTCCACACATTGGATATTTCTAAAGTCTTGATTTACACGTCAACTAAATGACTGATTGTAACAAACTAATTTAAATACAATGACACCAGTTACTGATTCACTGGCCTATCCTTCCTAGGCGAAGTTAGGTGGGGTTTGTGGGTTCGaatgaatttagtagttttttcgtaaattttatatttgtactacaaaattaaataaatatatatgtatgtatattaacttgtgaactcctaacaaaattgattgatgaCTCAGTTATAAGGAATAAGAGctatgaaaatgtttttcacgCTAGAGTTATGTATTCAAACCCTATTATCAACAAAAagtctctttttattttaaaaagaaatttagaaaCCCCAAACTCTTAATCTTGGCTCCGCCTCTGCTAAGTTTCTAGAATTTGCATGCCATCCATATTCACTAAGGTCGTTTCATAggatttataaaaataatgctaaatagagtgtattagtaatgcttacattactaatatttgtattagttatacatagtaTTATTTGGTTTGTTGAATTAAAATtaccatacataaaaatatattcatttacATATATATCCTCCATAATTATGATGGAAAAGATTACAAAAGATTTTAAGGGGTTATTGAGTCTATAACCATGCTAATGCATACATTATATCCCCTTGCATTATTAAtatctaaaaattcatgttatTAATAATATACACACTagtatacaataaaataatgtacTAAACAATATTGTATTAATACTAATACATAAACTTaataaatacattatttttaCTGATACACTCTACCGAAatcttattttcctcaaataaaTGAAGTAGAAAAGTCGCCACGTTGGAAAAAAATATGTCAGTATCAAATCATGGAATGCAAGACTGTTTTTCATATACACATTTATTGCCCAACTATGAGTACGTGTGTGCTATGTAATGTATTCGATCAAATTAAAAGTTTgattttatgtaaatattttttgcaaATGTGGAGAGACTATGAGAGGAAATGTATTGTGGTGGATATAGAAACTAATCCTAACTagctatattttctttttttcaagtcAAAGTTATACATCATCATGCTCATCGATCTTTTTTTTCCACAAAAAATAACAGATCAAGTTGATCAAGTCACCTGGCGGCTCTTAACAAATGCTAATAATATTCCactttaataaatattatacacAAGTCTATCTCCATATAGTTTATAAATAGGTCCTAGTTCATCTTAGTTTGTACCAACAACATTTCTCATCAAACATCATGGCTACCACACAAATAGCTGTTATCGTGCTTCTAGGATTACTTGTTGCCACCAACATTCACATAACAGGTTTCTacttaaacattttgaatttctgactaaaataatattgttgataattattattttttccgtATACTCATAGTTGTGTATCATTTCCCACACTAACCTGCATGACTATATTCATTTTAACCAaagttatttgatatttttcggtTAACACTCACAAACTTTTCTAATTTGAGGGGATGAGAGCAAAGGCggatccaaaatttaaaatgcaGTCAAAATCTAATATTTATTCTTATGTAGTGAACTTTTGAAACGTATACAGTTTTGAGTTAAAACAATTAGATTCGGAGGAACCAGTAATTACATATATACTACATCTGCCCTAGCAAGAATTGGTTAAGTTTCTAAAACCCCATATTTTCTACTTGTTATTGAGCAGAGGCCCAATTAGGTGTTTGCTATGGAATGATGGGGAACAACTTGCCATCACACTCGGAAGTTATACAGCTCTACAAGTCAAGAAACATTGGAAGATTGAGGCTTTATGATCCGAATCATGGAGCTTTAAATGCGTTAAGAGGATCAAACATTGAAGTGATACTAGGACTTCCAAATGTAGATGTGAAACACATTGCTTCTGGGATGGAACACGCGACATGGTGGGTACAGAAGAACGTTAAAGATTTCTGGCCTGATGTTAAAATTAAGTACATTGCTGTTGGTAATGAAATCAGCCCTGTTACTGGCACATCGTCTCTTACCTCATTTCAAGTTCCTGCTTTGGTTAACATTTATAAAGCAATCGGTGAAGCTGGTTTGGGAAATAACATTAAGGTCTCAACGTCAGTAGACATGACGTTGATTGGCAACTCTTATCCACCATCACAGGGTTCTTTTAGGAACGATGTGAGATGGTTCACTGATCCGATTGTTGGATTTTTGAGGGATACGCGTGCACCTTTGCTCGTTAACATTTATCCTTATTTTAGTTATTCTGGTAATCCAGGACAGATTTCACTTCCCTATGCTCTTTTTACAGCACCTAATGTAGTGGTACAAGATGGTTCGCGTCAATATAGGAACTTATTTGATGCTATGTTGGATTCTGTTTATGCTGCCATGGAACGAACAGGAGGAGGATCTGTAGGAATTGTTGTGTCAGAGAGTGGATGGCCGTCTGCTGGTGCATTTGGTGCCACACATGACAATGCAGAAACATACTTGAGGAACTTAATTCAACATGCTAAAGAAGGTAGTCCCAGAAAGCCTGGACCTATCGAGACTTATATATTCGCCATGTTTGATGAGAATAACAAGAATCCAGAGCTTGAGAAACATTTTGGATTGTTTTCACCAAACAAGCAGCCAAAATACAACCTCAACTTTGGGGTGTCTGAAAGAGTTTGGGATATTTCTGCTGAAACTAATAGCACTACTTCTTCACTCATAAGTGAGATGTAAAAACACACATGTGAAAGCATCTAGTATCCGCAAAAATATTTATTCGTCATGcaattttatgtttgtatgcaaCACCAAATAAATTCCTTTTGTTTGTGATATTTGTGATTTTGGGAAGAAACTTTTTGTAAGTTTGTATATTGCTTACACCATCAATTACATTATTTCCATGTTTGATTAGACTCCAATCTGGTAAACtgcaaaattttaattattgtttaatCATTGATTTGACTCGGTCATTTCATTCCTCACCTAAATTGGAGGTAGTACAAAAAGAATTGACTTTACTAATTTAAGGTTTTACCTTATATCACGTCAATCAAAGTAAAAAATAGAGGTGCATTTCActagttaattattatttttttcattttacccCTCATTTAATGATAAGTTTAAGTCAGttaattattcatatttatgatttatagtttgaattatttatattgtcaagaataatttgaaaat belongs to Solanum stenotomum isolate F172 chromosome 1, ASM1918654v1, whole genome shotgun sequence and includes:
- the LOC125850970 gene encoding glucan endo-1,3-beta-glucosidase, basic; the encoded protein is MATTQIAVIVLLGLLVATNIHITEAQLGVCYGMMGNNLPSHSEVIQLYKSRNIGRLRLYDPNHGALNALRGSNIEVILGLPNVDVKHIASGMEHATWWVQKNVKDFWPDVKIKYIAVGNEISPVTGTSSLTSFQVPALVNIYKAIGEAGLGNNIKVSTSVDMTLIGNSYPPSQGSFRNDVRWFTDPIVGFLRDTRAPLLVNIYPYFSYSGNPGQISLPYALFTAPNVVVQDGSRQYRNLFDAMLDSVYAAMERTGGGSVGIVVSESGWPSAGAFGATHDNAETYLRNLIQHAKEGSPRKPGPIETYIFAMFDENNKNPELEKHFGLFSPNKQPKYNLNFGVSERVWDISAETNSTTSSLISEM